GCCGACTAAATCGAGACCGAAGAAGCGAATCTGTTACGGTGGGGTGCTTTCCGTACTCGCTACCGGACGTACAGCGAGTACAGGATGATACCCAGGCCGATGGCCGTCAGCGAACTCGACGTGAAGACGCTTACCGGAAGCAGTTCTTGGCCGAGATACCTGCCAATGGCGATGTCGAGCACACCGCCGGCAAACGCACCGAGGGTCACCACCCCG
This genomic window from Haloarcula rubripromontorii contains:
- a CDS encoding DUF7521 family protein — protein: MVHIPSSQVGIVVSKTLILILGGLITYYSYQAYSRTKSPQHKWLTYGFGVVTLGAFAGGVLDIAIGRYLGQELLPVSVFTSSSLTAIGLGIILYSLYVR